The genomic DNA CGATGGTCGACGTCGCAAAACGCGCAACCGCCACGACGACGATGCGCACCGCGTCGAACAAATGTACGAACAGGAATTCCGTCGCGAGCAGCAGGCCGATTACGCACAGCGCGATCGCGATGATGTTCGATCCGAGAATGCCAAACGTATTGAGAAGGAACGATCCGAGGAAACCGCCGACCACACCGCCCGCGTGATCGCCTTTCGGTGTCGGCGGAACGTCGATGTGCAGCAGCGCGGAAACCGAAAACAGCATCACCAGCGCGCCGCCGATGCGCCAACCCAACCGATCCAGCGACTGGTGCCGCAGCAGCATGCTGCCCCACACCAGCGTCAGGAAGTAGAGCAGGTGCGTCGCCCCGCCGAAAACGACGCTGCCAATGCCGGCGAAGATCGCCCCGGGTTTGCCGAGCAGGTTAGCAACTTGGGACATGCCTTCGATGGGGCGCCGGACGTCCGATTTATAGCCATCGGTGACCAGCGCCAGGAAAAGGAGAATAGTGAGAGCGATCATGCAAATGCCAACAATTTCACTCGACCGTTCGCGCGAGCTAAATGGCATTCCGCTCATACAACCCCTGCCTGTGTTTAAGGGTTAACACCCCAAGCCGTAGGGAGTGTAGCAAATGAGCAGGATTCTTGCAACAAAATATTGTGGTCATAATTGGCAGAAAACTATGGATAGTACCGACTTGTCATCCACTTTTAAGTGCTTTTGCAGATGGATTTACAATTGACTACTGATGATAAATTCAGTTTACACTTGACTTAACATGTACTCGGATATCTGGGCGAGGTTTCCCCAAGGATTTGTCGTCCAATTGGCACGAAGCCTGACTCGGATGGGGGGCGACTGATTGCGGCTGCGCGAGCAGGGCATACTACGCTTGGCTGGCGCGGTACAATGGCGTCGCTGAAATAGGAATGCACATTTGCGATGAATCACATCGAGCCAACATACGAGGGCGCGGAGATGACCCCTGGCCGGTTCGGCACGATGACGGCGAAGGTCACGATCTATTTTTCGATGCTCGCGTTCGCGTTGCTTTCGTCGCCTTGGATCGTCGGAATGTCGGGACTTAGCAGGCCCTATGCGCGAGCGTTTCAACTCATACTTATCCTCGCATACTTAGCGTCTTTGATTGTCTTCTATTTCAGGGTTCGATATCGCTTGACCCTGGCGTTGACCATTGTAGTTCTTGCCTTTGGCAGCAGCGCGTTGATCATGATTGAATGCGTCAGGCACGCGCATGTCGCCGCGCAGGCTACCGCAGAACTGATTGCGCGCGAAGTCGTCGAATTCAACAGAAGTACGGGAACCTATCCGCAAGTGCTGGCGGACTTGGAACCGAATGCGACCGCAAGGATTCAGGCGAAGTTGGACGCCTCCAAATCGAGAGTATTGGAATCGCGGCGCAAGTGGGACGCGGGTGGAGAATTTTCGAGTACATTCGGCCCTTTTCATGTTTCGTATTACTACTTCCCGCCAGACCGCAGATTACCGAAGCTGACGATGTCGTCACGAGGTGGCCGTGTCGCATACGATTGGGAACATCAGGTTTGGATGGTTGAGCCCGAGACATAAGTGGATTTGTCATACATAGTCGAATCGCGAAGCCCGATCAGCGAGTAAGACAACGGACAGGTGCGCTGGCCCAATCCACGCCAGGGCTATTCCTAATCTCTAATAATTCCATCACTCCCACTCCCTCACTTCAGCTTGCGTGCGCGCACGAAGCGCCGCTATCGTAGTCCTTATTTGCAGTTGACCGTACCAAAGGAATCTCGCATGCCCGCACTCGTGCTCGATGGCAAGGCGCTCTCGAAACAACTCGAATCCGAACTTTCCGCGCGCGTGGCCGTGATCAGAGACAAGCGTGGCGGCGTTGCGCCGGTGCTCGCGACGATTCTCGTCGGGAACGATCCCGCTTCCGCCACGTACGTGAAAATGAAGGGCAACGCGTGCGAACGCGTGGGCATGCAGTCGCGCAAAGTCACGTTGCCGGAAGAGACGGCGACCGATCAATTGTTCGCGGCCATCGATGAACTAAATGCCGACACAAACGTGAACGGGATTCTGCTCCAACATCCCGTCCCGAAACAGATCGACGAGCGCGCGTGTTTCGACCGAATCGCCATCGAAAAGGACGTCGATGGCGTCACCTGCCTCGGATTCGGGCGCATGGCAATGAAAGAACCTGCGTACGGTTCTGCCACGCCCGCGGGCATTATGCGCCTGTTAAAGCACTACCAAATCCCGCTCGCGGGGAAGGACGCTGTCGTCGTGGGCCGCAGCCCGATCCTCGGCAAGCCGATGGCCCTCATGCTCCTCAACGCCGACGCCACCGTCACCATCTGCCACTCGAAAACTAAGAGCCTCGACGAGATCGTCCGCCGCGCGGACATCGTCGTGGGCGCGGTCGGCATTCCGCAATTCATCAAGGGAGATTGGGTTAAAGACGGCGCCGTCGTCATCGACGCCGGCTACCACCCCGGCGGCGTCGGCGACATCGAACTCTCCGCCGTCATCGACCGCGCCAGCGCCTATACTCCGGTCCCCGGCGGCGTCGGCCCCATGACCATCGCCACCCTCATCGCGCAGACGGTCGAGGCCGCGGAATCGCAATAGCTTCGAACCTGCCCGGCCCGGTCCGGATGATTCAACATCTGCAACACGCGTGAGTTATTCCGTTTCTCGTACTCATGCTCGCCGTTCGTAGTCGATCCGTGTAAAGCGAGGGCGAACACTCACTATCGTAGCTGGGACAAATCGATCTTCTGCGTAATTGTCTCGCCCTCTCGAAGCGTCATTTTGACTTCATACTTGCGCCGCGCGTCATCAGCCAATTCGCCACCGCGTTCGAGTTCCAACGTCAATTCGCCCGCAGGGACCTCATCAAACTGAAAGCCGCCATCCCCATCCACAAACACCCGTCTGCTCTCGATCGAATCACCATCGATTCGCCGCAGTTCGAGCTGCACATCCGTGACGGGGTGTCCATTGTCGAGAATGGCGCCGACCACTTCTCCCGTGCCACGTTCGATCGTAAAGTCAGCAGCCAGATTTTGACCCGCCTGTATGGTGACGGCCCGTTCTACAGAAGGTCCGTTTCGCTCGCTAACACGAACTACTGCAGTGCCCGGCGACAGGCACGTGAACCGATACGTGCCGTCCGGTGCTAATCGCCTGTGGTCGGACATAAATTGCGGCTCTTCGCGGTAGGAAATGCTCACCCTCGCGTCCACCGTCGCGTCTTCGCGTGTGACCATCCCCTCGATGCTTGCTTCGGCCGGCAACACAATCCGTCCGTCTCCCCGGACCGGTGTTGCACCAATTCCGTAACCCGAGTGAAACGCGCAGATCGTTTTCGCGATGTCGGGCAGACTCTCTATTTTGTAGCGTCCCTCGGCGTCCGTATGCGCTGCGGCCGCGTTTTTGATATCGCTCAACTCCGGTGATCTTTCGAAATACACGGTCGCTCCGGCGATGGGTTCGCCTTCCTGGTTCACCACCATACCCTCGAACGGCGCGGCTTCTTTCAAACGCAGTTCTACGTGCGTCTCTTCGTTTGCTTTTATCGTCACAAGTTTGGCATCCGGCGCAAAGCCCGGCGCCCATGCAGCAACCGGCACTTCCCCCTCCTCTATATCGGAGATCTCAAACCCGCCGTTCGTTCCGGCCTTTCGATTGCTGCTACGAAACAGGGTATCGCGAATCCAATTGCCTTTGCCGTATGCGAAAGAGAATGAGCGAACGGGTTCACCCGTATCTGCGTGCAGGACTCTTCCGACGATAATGCCCTTACCCGGCAGCACGATTTCCGCGTCCATGGTGCCCGCCATAAAGCGCACGTTCCGACTCATTTCTTGACCGTGTAATACCGTCAGAAAGTAGCGCTTGTTCTCCAGACCCGTCACCATGAACCTTCCGTCCGCGTCCGTGTGGGCCGTCTCCGACTCAGTCCCGAAATGACAAATGACGTCCGCGTTCGCGACCGGCTTTCCCGCGCTGTCGATCACGCGGCCGGCAATTGCCATGCCGCCCTTTTCGCCGTATACGATGCGAATTCCGCTGACTGCTTGGCCGGGTTCAAGATGAATGCGTAAGTACTCCTCGTCCGTTGAGGTGTATTCGATTTCCGCCGGCGTCACGAGGACCGAATACTCCCCGCTCGCCAATCTGTCGATCGCGAATTTTCCGTCCGTATCGGTTTCTTCGTTTCGCCAAGACAATTCCTCGCCTTGATCCACGCGCGTTAGGTCGAGTTGCGCGCCTTTCATGGGCGTCCCGTCCGGTAGCACCACCTCGCCGCTGATGGACGCAGTCCTAATCTGATCCAGCGTGAGCGTGACTCCTTCCAGGCCGTCCTCGGTAAACGAAAGATCGCGCAGCGTCGCCGACTCCGCGTCCTCGGTCTCGGCGCGCAAGATTAGATTGTCCGACGGCTCGGTCATGAACAATACAAACGCCCCTCCCTCCGCAGAGCGTGCTCTAAAAAGACGACCGCTTCCGAACGTCACGCCCAGCACAACCGCATCGGTCACGGGGTTTCCTTCGGCCGACACTACCGTTCCGGCAATACGGATACCCTTCTTCAACGCGAAGTCAACGTCTCGCGCGACCTCGCCCAGTGTCAGCGTCACTTTCCGCACCTGGGAATTCAGATCGAGCGGATACCCCGGGACACCGGCCAGCAGGACGCTATATTCCCCGGCGTGCAACGCGTTGATTGCATACCGTCCCTCCGCATCCGTCATCGCCTCCGCTATCTGTACGGCGCTGCCTTCGTTCGGCCTCGCTATCACGCGCACATCGAAGATGCCCATCCCTGTTTTTGCATCGTATACGCGCCCACTAATCGACAACGATGTATCTGCCGACACTGGCGCTGGATTGATGGAAATCGCGGAGGCCGGAATGGCATTCGCGCGAGGTGGCGCTATCGGCGCGTTCGCAACCGGATTTGCAGTGTTCGCGCTCGTCTTCACTGTACTCGCCGGAGTCTCGCGCACGGCAATTTCCCGGCTTCTCGCGACCTGCCAAATCCCCGTGCCAAGCGCCGCCGCCACAACCACGGTAAGTCCCGCCTTTAACCACGCCGCAGCCGCGCCGCCAACAACAACTGGGGCGACGGCGCTTCCCGAAACCGCCAGTTTGTTCAACCGCGCCGCCAAGGCTACGGGAGCGGCTTCGGCCGATTGTTCCAATGCCGCGACGATGCTCGTCACGGCAACCGTGATTCCCTGTTTTCGCAACGATTCGCGAATACGTTCGACACCTCGCTCCAGGCGGTGCCGCACTGTCGACTCGGGCATTTCCAAATCACGTGCGATATCCGCGTGCGTCCGGTTTTCCAGAAACCTCCCGATGACGATGGGCTTGTACTCGTCGGCAAGATCCGCGATAGCTTCATCGACATGCGCCAGCAGTTCGTCCACGGCGACATTCCTTTCCACGCTCGTTGCTGCCGGCTCCGCGAATGCTGCTTCGCGGGCGCGCCGGCGCGAATCGCTTCGCAGGCGATCGATGCTCCGGCGCACCGCTATGCGGTGTAGCCACGCGCCGAGCGAGGCGCGCACGCACTCCCTGGTCTGCAGCAGCGCCACAAAACATTCCTGCGCCACGTCTTCCGCGAGCGAGGGATCGCGCAGGATGCGCTTGCAGGAGGAAAAGACCATCCCCGAATGTCGCTGCACCAACTCCGCGAACGCGTCCGCATCGCGCCGCCGCTGCCACTGCTCCAATAGCACCTCATCGGATCTGCCCATCGACTGCACTCCCTGAAGTTAGCCATTATCACCCCAAAGTCGTCGCTCACCCCAGAATCCGCAATCCCCAATGGAAATGGCGTTTCCGGTCCCCGGCGGTGTCGACCCCATGACCATCGCCACCCTCATCGCGCAGACCGTCGAGGCCGCGGAAAAGTAGTGCAAATACGGCGGTTCTTGGTCACTTCTGTCCCATGCGGCCCTTGCGGAGCGGATTGACCCAACTCGAGTTTGCCAGTACCATGGCTCCCCATGAAGGCTGCAGGGTTTGGAAGGGCCGCCATGGCCTTGGTTCTGGTGTGCGCTGCCGCGCGCGCCGACGTGGGGACTGCGTCTTCCGCGGGGGACCTGCTGGACCGTATCGACCGGGTGGAGTCGGCAATTGCGTCGTTGACCGGCAGCCACCACACCGTCCGGTTCAACCGCGATGTCCGGCCCATCCTGTCCGAGAATTGCCTGAAATGCCACGGCCCGGATGAGAAGCAGCGGAAAGGCGGGTTACGCCTCGACGAATTCGAGTCGGCCCGCGAAGCGCTTGCCCCCGGTAGGCCTGACGAGAGCGAAGTCCTCAAGCGCGTCATGTCGCACGACCCGGACGAGCGCATGCCGCCTGCCGAGACAAAGACAACACTCACGGAAAAGCAGCTCGCAACGTTGCGGACGTGGATCGCCGAGGGCGCGCAGTACGAATCGCACTGGGCGTTCATCCAGCCGCGGCGGCCCGCCGTACCCGCGGTGAAGCAGACTGCGTGGCCCCGTAACCCGATCGACGACTTTATCCTAGCGCGGCTCGAATCGATCGGCGTCGCGCCGTCGCCCGAGGCCGACCGCCGCACGCTCATCCGCCGCGCGTATCTCGACCTCATCGGTTTGCCCCCAACGCCGGAAGAAGTTGACGCATTTGTGAACGACACGGCGGACGGCGCGTACGAGCGCGTCGTGGATAGCCTGCTCGCTTCGCCACACTTCGGCGAACGGTGGGGGCGTCACTGGCTCGACAACGCGCGTTACGCGGACAGCGACGGCTACGGCATCGACGCGCCGCGCCCAATCTGGAAGTACCGCGAATGGGTCATCAACGCGTTCAACGCGGATGTGCCTTTCGATCAATTTACGACAAAGCAGCTCGCGGGCGATCTGTTGCCCGGCGCCACGCGCGACGACATCGTTGCGACGGGATTCCACCGCAACACGATGTTCAACGGCGAGGGCGGTGTCGACCCGGAGGAGTTCCGCATTGCGGCGATTGTCGATCGCGTGAACACGACCGGCTCCGTGTTTCTCGGCCTGACGATCGGATGCGCGCAATGCCACTCGCACAAATACGATCCGATCTCGCAGAAGGAGTTCTACCAACTTTTCGCGTTCTTTAACAACGACGACGAAATC from Candidatus Hydrogenedentota bacterium includes the following:
- the folD gene encoding bifunctional methylenetetrahydrofolate dehydrogenase/methenyltetrahydrofolate cyclohydrolase FolD; this translates as MPALVLDGKALSKQLESELSARVAVIRDKRGGVAPVLATILVGNDPASATYVKMKGNACERVGMQSRKVTLPEETATDQLFAAIDELNADTNVNGILLQHPVPKQIDERACFDRIAIEKDVDGVTCLGFGRMAMKEPAYGSATPAGIMRLLKHYQIPLAGKDAVVVGRSPILGKPMALMLLNADATVTICHSKTKSLDEIVRRADIVVGAVGIPQFIKGDWVKDGAVVIDAGYHPGGVGDIELSAVIDRASAYTPVPGGVGPMTIATLIAQTVEAAESQ
- a CDS encoding sigma-70 family RNA polymerase sigma factor codes for the protein MGRSDEVLLEQWQRRRDADAFAELVQRHSGMVFSSCKRILRDPSLAEDVAQECFVALLQTRECVRASLGAWLHRIAVRRSIDRLRSDSRRRAREAAFAEPAATSVERNVAVDELLAHVDEAIADLADEYKPIVIGRFLENRTHADIARDLEMPESTVRHRLERGVERIRESLRKQGITVAVTSIVAALEQSAEAAPVALAARLNKLAVSGSAVAPVVVGGAAAAWLKAGLTVVVAAALGTGIWQVARSREIAVRETPASTVKTSANTANPVANAPIAPPRANAIPASAISINPAPVSADTSLSISGRVYDAKTGMGIFDVRVIARPNEGSAVQIAEAMTDAEGRYAINALHAGEYSVLLAGVPGYPLDLNSQVRKVTLTLGEVARDVDFALKKGIRIAGTVVSAEGNPVTDAVVLGVTFGSGRLFRARSAEGGAFVLFMTEPSDNLILRAETEDAESATLRDLSFTEDGLEGVTLTLDQIRTASISGEVVLPDGTPMKGAQLDLTRVDQGEELSWRNEETDTDGKFAIDRLASGEYSVLVTPAEIEYTSTDEEYLRIHLEPGQAVSGIRIVYGEKGGMAIAGRVIDSAGKPVANADVICHFGTESETAHTDADGRFMVTGLENKRYFLTVLHGQEMSRNVRFMAGTMDAEIVLPGKGIIVGRVLHADTGEPVRSFSFAYGKGNWIRDTLFRSSNRKAGTNGGFEISDIEEGEVPVAAWAPGFAPDAKLVTIKANEETHVELRLKEAAPFEGMVVNQEGEPIAGATVYFERSPELSDIKNAAAAHTDAEGRYKIESLPDIAKTICAFHSGYGIGATPVRGDGRIVLPAEASIEGMVTREDATVDARVSISYREEPQFMSDHRRLAPDGTYRFTCLSPGTAVVRVSERNGPSVERAVTIQAGQNLAADFTIERGTGEVVGAILDNGHPVTDVQLELRRIDGDSIESRRVFVDGDGGFQFDEVPAGELTLELERGGELADDARRKYEVKMTLREGETITQKIDLSQLR